Within Deinococcus actinosclerus, the genomic segment TACACCGCGCTCTGCCGTGGGCCGTCCGCGACCACGAGGCGCCCCGCACCGGTCCTCACGCGCTCCCCAGTTGCCGCTGACCCGCCCCACGTGGGGTTCAGGCGGGTTGCAGTTCGATCCGGCGGTTGCGCGCGTCCACGTGCACGACGTGCGGCTCGAGCGCGCGGGCCTCCTCCTCGCTGTAGTTTCCGAACGCGGCGATGATCACGAGGTCACCGGGATTCACGAGGTGCGCGGCGGCCCCGTTGATGCCGATCACGCCGCTCCCGCGCGGGCCACTCAGGGCGTAGGTGCTCAGGCGGTTGCCGTTGGTGATGTTGTAGATGTCCACCCGTTCGTTCACGAGGATGTCCGCCGCGTCGAGCAGGTCCTGGTCGACGGTGATGCTTCCCACGTAATCCAGGTCGGCCTGGGTGACGGTGGCGCGGTGAATCTTGGCCCTGAACATGATGCGTTCCACGAGCGGCCATTGTACGTGGTGCCGGGCCGCGCACCGGGCGGCGGGTCACGGTCCGCTGCCCGGCCCCCGAGTCGGCGCCGGCCGGGGCCCGGTGGCTACTCGGGCAGGGTGCCGTCCACGAACACGGTCTTCTGGTCGGTGTAGTGCACCTGCCCGGCGGGGGCGCCGCGCGGCTTCCACACGTGCTTGATGCGCGTGTAGTCCACGGGGACGTTGCTGCTGCCGCGCGCCTTGCTGTTCGCGGCGGCCAGCCGCGCGGCGTACAGGATGTCCGGCAGGTCCAGGTCGCGCCCGCCGCTGCGCACCAGGACGTGACTGCCGGGGTACCCCTGCGCGTGGAACCACCAGTCCAGGCTCCGCCCGATGCGGTGGGTCAGGGTGGCGTTCTCCTTGTTGTTGCGGCCCACCAGGGCCTCCAGCCCGCTCGGCGTGGTGAAGCGCGTGCCGTAGGGGCTCTTTTCCGGGCGTTCCTGCTGCACCCGGGCACTCAGGGCTTCCAGGTCGGGCAGGTCGGCGGTGTCCAGCGCCTGCACGCGGGCCTCGGCCTCGGCCAGTTCGGCGCGCAGGGTGTCCTCACGCTCGGCGAGGCGCAGGTACACGTCCTCACGGCGCCGGGCGCGGGCGTAGCGCTTCTCGGCGTTCTGCACGGCGCTCAGCTGCGGTTCGAGGCTGACGGGCCGCTCGCCGCTCCCGTCGAAGGCGGGCAGGGTGACGCTGCCGGCGCCGGTGGGCACGGTGTGCGCGTAGGCCATGAGCAGGTCGGCCTCCTCCCGGTCGCGGGCGGCGTCGGTGAGGCCCGCCTCGGCGCGCGTGACGTCCGCGAGCTGGTTGCGCAGCAGCGTCACGCGCTTGTCGAGCGGTTCGCGCAGGGCCTTGCGCAGCGTGGCGGCCTTCTCACCGCGGGCCGCCTCGCGCGCGCCGTCCTGCAAGGCGCCCTCGCTGACGGTCGGGTCGGCCACCAGGGACTGCACCGCCGCCAGGACGCGCGGCCACGCCTCACCGGGCAGCTCGGCGGGGCCCAGGTCCGCCCGGCGGGCGAGCTCCGCGCCCAGCAGCGGCCCCAGGCCGTCGAGCTGCTCACGCCAGCGCCCGACAGGAACGCTGCGCAGCGCCTGGGCCTGCTCGGGGCTGAGGGCGCGCGGATTGAGCTTCTCGTAGGGCGGCGGCGGCGTGTAGCGCCCCCCGGTGCGGATGGTGCGGAAGCGGTTGCGGCTGCCGGTGATCTCGCGCGCGGCCATCACGATGCGGCCCTCGAAGCCCTCCCCCTCGTCGAGGACGAGGAGGTTGGCGTTGCGGCCCGTCACCTCGAACAGCAGCCGGGTGGGCGGCTGATCCACGAACCCCGTCTCGCCCGCGAAGTGCAGGGTGATCACCCGGTCGAGTTTCAGCTGCTCGGCGCGCAGCAGGTCACCCCGCACCCGCGCCGCCAGGAAGCGCTGGAAGGGGCTGCGGGGATCGCCGCGCAGCCGCTCGCGCGACAGGTACACCACGGGCTGCGGCGGTCGGTAGGCGAGCACCAGATTGCTGGGGCCCCCCAGGCGCGGCCCGTCGAGCAGCAGCGCGGCGGTCGTCTCGTCCGGGAAGACCCAGCCCAGGGTGCGCAGGGGCAGCTGGGCGCTCAGGTCGCGCAGCACGCGCGCGAGCATCAGGCCTTCCACGGGCGGCCTCCGGGGTGGGGGTGAGCAGTCATCCGGGCATGCTAGCGCGCGGGCCGCCCCCGGCCGTGAAGCTGGGGGCGGCCCGCGCGGGGCGGATCAGGGGGTTACCAGAAGTTCCCGATGCGGAAGTAGAACTTCCCGGTGCCGGTCTGGGGGCTGAAGCCGTAGTCGAAGCGCAGGCTGGGCAGCAGCGCCCCGCCGATGCCGAGGTTGAGCTGCGCGCCCGCCCCGATGCCGTATTTCAGGCTGGGATCGGTGTTCGTGGCGCTGCCGCCCCAGGCAGTCCCGGCGTCGGCGAACAGCACGCCGTACAGGCCCTGGGCGATCCCGGCTTTCAGGCCGAAGTCGTAGCGGTACTCGGCGCTGGTGGTGAAGTAGTTCGTGCCGAACAGCTCGCCGTCCTTCAGGCCGCGCAGCTGGAAGGGCGTGGCGACGCTGCCCCCGCCGACGGAGTACCCGGTACCGGCCGGGGCACTGTCGACGCCCAGCACGGTGCCGGCGTTGGCGCGCACGGCGAACACCTGCTGCTTGTTGCTGACGCCCAGGTCCTTCTCGATGGTGCGCCCGAAGCCGTAGTAGGTGCTCGCGCCGCCGCCCAGCGTCGTCCAGCGCAGGGGCGTGTCGCCCTGACGGCCGAAGCTGTACGCGGCGCCCAGGCTGGCGCGCACGCCCTTGTCGGGGAACTCGCCGCTGGTGGTGCTGTCGTAGTTCAGGCCACTGGACAGGCGGGTGGTCAGGTTGGTGTCGGGCAGCAGCGCCTCGGCGTCACCCTGGCTGAAGGTGCGGGTCTGGTCGGCGCCGCTGGCGTCCTTGTACGCGACCGTGTTCTTGTCACCGCTCTGGAGGGCTTCGAGGTAGTAGGTCTTGTAGCTGATCCCCACGCCCACGTTCGCGGTGAGGTTCCTGGCGAGGCTGCGCCCGGCGCTGACGCTGAAGCTGGTGTCGCGGGTCGTGTAGTCCCAGCCGGTGTCAGTCCTTGCGGGGGTGTCGGTGCTCCTGGTAAGCAGGGCGTTGTTGCCGAAGACGTTGGTGCCCGCGCTGAAGCTGAGGCTGGTGGGGGTCTTGCGGAAATCCAGGAAGTCGATGTCCAGCCAGGGAATCGTGTAGCTGGCGTTCGCCACGAGGTTCTGTCCCGCCTCGTTCTGCTGCCCGCCCAGGCTGGCCGTCAGGTTGTGGCCCAGACCGAAGACGTTGTTGTTGGAGTACCCGGCGTCCCCGGCGAAGCCACCGTTGAACTGGTCGTAGCTCAGGCCCAGGTTGACGGGGATGCCGCTCTTGGTTTCCGCGATTCCCAGCACGTAGGTGATGCTCTCGGGGTTCTGCGGGTCGGCGCGGACGCTCTCGGTGGTGACGCGCACGAAGCCCAGGCGGGCGATGCGGCCCAGCGCCGCGTTCAGCTCGTTGCGGTTGAAGGCGCTGCCCGGCGCGGGCAGTTCACGGGTGATCACGCGGTCCTTGGTGTTGTGGGCGCCCTGCCACTGGAGTTCGTAGGCGGCGACCTTCACCTCGCGTACCGCGAAGGTCAGGGTGCCGTCCTTGAAGGTGATGGCGTCGCGGGTGCTGATCTCGTAGCCCTGCTTGCGGTACGCGTCGCGCAGCGCCAGGAAGTCCTGCTGGGCCAGCTGCGGGGAGTACACGTCGCCCACCTTGGTCTTCAGGGCGGCCTGGAGGGTCGCGGTGGGGATCAGGGTGTTGCCCTGGATGGCGACGGCCTTGACCGGCCCGGTCTCGACGCCGGCGGAGCCGAACAGCACGGTGACCTGCGCGGGGTTCTGGGGATCGGCCTGGATGGCGAAGCCCACGGGCTTGCCGGTCTGGTTGGAGAGGGTGCGGACGTCGGCCTGGAGTTTGCTGAGGCTGACGGGCTGCCCGGCCTGGGTCTGCAGGGTCACCTGGGGGTTGCCCAGGTCGTCGAGGTTGACGGCCGTGACGCGGCCCTCGATGACCTTGATCTTCAGGACGCCGCCTTCCAGGGTGCTGCTCTGCACGTCGACGCCTGCCTGGACGTAGCCGGCGTCGTCGTAGGCCTGCTGGAGCTGCTGCACGGCGCCGTAGTACGCGTCGGGCGTGAAGCGCTTGGCGTCGTACAGCGGCTTGAAGATGCCCGTGATCTGAGCGGCGGGCAGCAGCGTGACGCCGCTGACCTCCACGCGGCTGACGGGGGCGGTCTCGTCCACGACGAAGTTCACGGTGACGGTGCCGTCGGCCGCCGCCTTCACGTCGGCGCTGATGCTGGGCGCGAAGGGGTAGCCTTCCTGCTCGAAGTTCTGCGCCAGGGCCGTCTTGGCTTCCTCGATGCGCTGGTTGTTCAGTGTGGCGCCGGGGGCGATGTTCAGGAGGTCAGCGACACTCTTCTTGAAGCCGTCGGCGGGCAGGAAGGTCAGGCCCGTAATGGTGACGTCCTTGATGGTGGCGTTGGGCACCACGGTGATGACCAGGGTGTCCTTGCCGCCCACGCTGCGCAGTTCGGCCACGGCGCTCTTGAAGTATCCGGTGGCCACGACCTCCTGCTCGACCTGGCGGAGGTTCACGCTGCTCAGGGGCGTGCCGGTCTGGGTGCTGAGGGTGGCGCGGATAAAGTTGGCCAGCAGGTCGCTGGTGCCGACCACGGTCACGTCCTGCACGGTGCCCGCGGTCTGGGCGACGGCAGGCGCGGCAAGAAGGACGGTCACGGCGAGCGTCAGGGGGTGTCGCATGCTTCTCCTAGTGTCGCACACCCGTGGACATCGCCGGCGGCCGCTGGTGCTGGCTGCAGGCTGGGGTGCGCATCGTTGCTCACAGTTGCGGGGCTGAGCCTGAGAAGGGTGAAGATTGGGTGCGGGCGACTTACGAGCGGCCAGGCGCCGTCCCGGCGCGCCCCGTCACCGGGCCCGCCGCCGCATGAGTGCGCGGTGGGCGCGGCGAGGGCGCGCGAAGCTTCCGCTTGAGCCGCGTGGGGGGCGCAGGTGAGAATGGGCCGGTGAAAGCATCATGTCAGCGGGTGAGGCGCGCGCGCGCCGGGAGTCACCCATGAGTCTGCCCGGGGTCCTGGCCGGCATCCGCGCGGCGGAGCAGGCAGCGGGCCGCGCACCCGGCAGCGCGCGGCTGGTCGCCGTGACCAAGGGACAGGATCTGGACGCCATCGAGCGCTGCGTGCTGGCGCACGGCGCGTTTCCCCTGGGCGAGGGCCGCGCGCAGGAACTGCGGGACAAGTCGGCGCTGCGGCCGGAACTGGAGTGGCATTTCATCGGGTCGCTCCAGCGCAACAAGGTGAAGTACCTGCGGCACGTGACGCTGGTGCATTCCATTGAGGCGCCCTGGCAGGCCGAGGCCATCGCGCAGGCCGCGCAGGGCTGGGGGCGCGCGCCGGACGTGCTGCTCCAGGTGCACAACGGCGAGGCCCAGAAGCATGGCGCCGAGACACACGAGCTGGCCGGCGTGCTGCGCGAGGTGGAGCAGACCGGCCTGACGGTGCGGGGCCTGATGGTGATGGCGCCCGATCTGGACGATCTGCCGCTGCCCGAGCGGGACGCCCGGCTCCTGACCCTGTTTACGGACACCGCCCGGCGCGCGCATGATCTGGGTCTGTCAGAGTTGAGCATGGGCATGAGCGGGGATTACCCGCTGGCCGTTGCGGCTGGAGCCACCCTGGTTCGGGTGGGAAGGAGTCTGTTCACGTGAAATTCACTCCCCTCGATGTGCGTCACCAGGAATTCCCCAACCGCATGGGCGGGTACGAACGCAGCGGCGTGCGCGCCTTCCTGAACGATCTGGCCGACGATCTGGAACAGCAGCTGCAGCAGCATCAGACGCTGCTCGAACGAGTGGCCGTACTGGAAAAGGAACTGGAGGCGCAGCGGCAGAACGAGGACGAGATCCGCCGGGCCGTGATCGCGGCCGAGCGCATCTCGCACGAACTGCGGGAGAACGCGGCGCGTGAGGCGGAACTCATGGTCGCGCAGGCCACCACCGAACGCGACGGCCTGCTGCGGGAGATCGAGTCGCGCCGCAACGAGCTGGAGGCCGGCCATCAGGCCCGCCTCTCGGCCCTCGACGCGGCCTTCCGGGGCCGCTTTGCCGATCTGGAACGCGACCACCACGCCCT encodes:
- the panD gene encoding aspartate 1-decarboxylase, producing the protein MERIMFRAKIHRATVTQADLDYVGSITVDQDLLDAADILVNERVDIYNITNGNRLSTYALSGPRGSGVIGINGAAAHLVNPGDLVIIAAFGNYSEEEARALEPHVVHVDARNRRIELQPA
- a CDS encoding Rqc2 family fibronectin-binding protein, producing MEGLMLARVLRDLSAQLPLRTLGWVFPDETTAALLLDGPRLGGPSNLVLAYRPPQPVVYLSRERLRGDPRSPFQRFLAARVRGDLLRAEQLKLDRVITLHFAGETGFVDQPPTRLLFEVTGRNANLLVLDEGEGFEGRIVMAAREITGSRNRFRTIRTGGRYTPPPPYEKLNPRALSPEQAQALRSVPVGRWREQLDGLGPLLGAELARRADLGPAELPGEAWPRVLAAVQSLVADPTVSEGALQDGAREAARGEKAATLRKALREPLDKRVTLLRNQLADVTRAEAGLTDAARDREEADLLMAYAHTVPTGAGSVTLPAFDGSGERPVSLEPQLSAVQNAEKRYARARRREDVYLRLAEREDTLRAELAEAEARVQALDTADLPDLEALSARVQQERPEKSPYGTRFTTPSGLEALVGRNNKENATLTHRIGRSLDWWFHAQGYPGSHVLVRSGGRDLDLPDILYAARLAAANSKARGSSNVPVDYTRIKHVWKPRGAPAGQVHYTDQKTVFVDGTLPE
- a CDS encoding BamA/OMP85 family outer membrane protein; its protein translation is MRHPLTLAVTVLLAAPAVAQTAGTVQDVTVVGTSDLLANFIRATLSTQTGTPLSSVNLRQVEQEVVATGYFKSAVAELRSVGGKDTLVITVVPNATIKDVTITGLTFLPADGFKKSVADLLNIAPGATLNNQRIEEAKTALAQNFEQEGYPFAPSISADVKAAADGTVTVNFVVDETAPVSRVEVSGVTLLPAAQITGIFKPLYDAKRFTPDAYYGAVQQLQQAYDDAGYVQAGVDVQSSTLEGGVLKIKVIEGRVTAVNLDDLGNPQVTLQTQAGQPVSLSKLQADVRTLSNQTGKPVGFAIQADPQNPAQVTVLFGSAGVETGPVKAVAIQGNTLIPTATLQAALKTKVGDVYSPQLAQQDFLALRDAYRKQGYEISTRDAITFKDGTLTFAVREVKVAAYELQWQGAHNTKDRVITRELPAPGSAFNRNELNAALGRIARLGFVRVTTESVRADPQNPESITYVLGIAETKSGIPVNLGLSYDQFNGGFAGDAGYSNNNVFGLGHNLTASLGGQQNEAGQNLVANASYTIPWLDIDFLDFRKTPTSLSFSAGTNVFGNNALLTRSTDTPARTDTGWDYTTRDTSFSVSAGRSLARNLTANVGVGISYKTYYLEALQSGDKNTVAYKDASGADQTRTFSQGDAEALLPDTNLTTRLSSGLNYDSTTSGEFPDKGVRASLGAAYSFGRQGDTPLRWTTLGGGASTYYGFGRTIEKDLGVSNKQQVFAVRANAGTVLGVDSAPAGTGYSVGGGSVATPFQLRGLKDGELFGTNYFTTSAEYRYDFGLKAGIAQGLYGVLFADAGTAWGGSATNTDPSLKYGIGAGAQLNLGIGGALLPSLRFDYGFSPQTGTGKFYFRIGNFW
- a CDS encoding YggS family pyridoxal phosphate enzyme; this translates as MSLPGVLAGIRAAEQAAGRAPGSARLVAVTKGQDLDAIERCVLAHGAFPLGEGRAQELRDKSALRPELEWHFIGSLQRNKVKYLRHVTLVHSIEAPWQAEAIAQAAQGWGRAPDVLLQVHNGEAQKHGAETHELAGVLREVEQTGLTVRGLMVMAPDLDDLPLPERDARLLTLFTDTARRAHDLGLSELSMGMSGDYPLAVAAGATLVRVGRSLFT
- a CDS encoding DivIVA domain-containing protein, with product MKFTPLDVRHQEFPNRMGGYERSGVRAFLNDLADDLEQQLQQHQTLLERVAVLEKELEAQRQNEDEIRRAVIAAERISHELRENAAREAELMVAQATTERDGLLREIESRRNELEAGHQARLSALDAAFRGRFADLERDHHALILERERAQAQRLGELERAFSEQHAALTTRLTMARQEYAQFLSGYRALVASFSELAARHALPEEPALPATSLPAGPVEAGPAADAHDPAGAPEPAALLGHALVTAGALTPDAEDRPMRVEAQQFL